In Gemmatimonadaceae bacterium, the genomic window TCTCTCGCAGGCCGGTCATGGCCACCAGATCCGCCGCCGCCACCAACGAACCAATCGTTGTCGACGGCCAATCGCGTGGAACACCCGACGGATCCCGCCATGCGGCATCGTCGAGCAAAACATCCGGCTGCATGCCGCCAGTTGCCGCGGATCCCGTGCCCTGTCGCCGTTCCAGGGTGCGCCCGGTCGGCGTGAGCCATCGCGCCGTCGTCAACCGCAACGACAACTCTGGCGACAAACGCACGACCCGCTGCACCACACCCTTGCCATACGTCGGTGCACCCACCAGCAGCGCCCGATCGTGCTCACGAAGGGCGGCGGCAATCACCTCGGCGGCGCTGGCCGTCCCGGCGTCCACCAGCACCGTCAGCGGCATGGTGGGCCATCGCGAACCGTGCGCCCGATACACCTGCGGCTTGGACCCTCCGCGTCCCGCCAACGACGCGACAATCACGTTCGGGGGCAGGAATAGCGCGGCGGCGTTCACGCCCTCTTCGAACAGCCCGCCACCGTTGCCTCGCAAATCCAGCACCAGCGATCGCGCACCGCGTCTGGTCAATGCAGTCACCGCGCCCTCCAACTCCGCCGTGGCGTGCTGCGTGATCGACGCCAGTCGCACGTAGCCCACGGAATCAGACAGGAGTCCCGCCTCGGTGACCGCCGGCGAATGCCAGGTGGCGCGATGCACCGTGACACGAATGGAGTCGCCGAGTGGTGCGCGCCAGAGCAGCAGTTCGGTGTGATTGCCCTGCACGCGACTGCTGTCGGCACCGGCACGAAGACGCGAATCGGTTATGGGAACGCCATTCCATTCCAGCACACGATCGCCTCGCCGGACACCGGCTGTGGCGGCCGGAGATCCTCGCACTACACGTCGCACACTCAGCAGCGCTCCCTGCAGACGCAGCGACATGCCCATCCCCTGACTCTCACCCAGCAATGCGCCGCGATAGCTCTTGTACCCTTCCGGCCGGAGCAGCGCGGCGTACGGATCGTGCAGCTCGCGCAGCATCCCCGAGACAGCGCGCCGAATCAGCTCCTCGCTGGGCAGCGAGTCCAATGCGTTCGCTCGCACCGAATCAATGGCGGTCGACAGCAATTGTCCGCCAATCCATTCGTCGCGGGCGCGTACACGATCGGCACCATATCGCGCACCCACGGCGAACACCGCCGCCAGAAGCGCGATGCCCACCGTCGCACCAGCCACCCGGAGCAGGGTAACCGAGCGCTTTCTGAGGGTTGGAGTCAGGTGATGTCGACATGTGCGGTGGCTGTGGTACCGATCAACTGCCCTGGTGATCCCGATCAACGGCACGTATTCCGATCAGCCTTGGTGCCAGCGTCCTGCGCGGCA contains:
- a CDS encoding PDZ domain-containing protein, producing the protein MAGATVGIALLAAVFAVGARYGADRVRARDEWIGGQLLSTAIDSVRANALDSLPSEELIRRAVSGMLRELHDPYAALLRPEGYKSYRGALLGESQGMGMSLRLQGALLSVRRVVRGSPAATAGVRRGDRVLEWNGVPITDSRLRAGADSSRVQGNHTELLLWRAPLGDSIRVTVHRATWHSPAVTEAGLLSDSVGYVRLASITQHATAELEGAVTALTRRGARSLVLDLRGNGGGLFEEGVNAAALFLPPNVIVASLAGRGGSKPQVYRAHGSRWPTMPLTVLVDAGTASAAEVIAAALREHDRALLVGAPTYGKGVVQRVVRLSPELSLRLTTARWLTPTGRTLERRQGTGSAATGGMQPDVLLDDAAWRDPSGVPRDWPSTTIGSLVAAADLVAMTGLREKGGRPRRWRRSSHAYGSSCPRRFRAA